A region from the Brettanomyces bruxellensis chromosome 4, complete sequence genome encodes:
- a CDS encoding uncharacterized protein (SECRETED:SignalP(1-19)~CAZy:GH18) encodes MQFLIILTFINFCFVLATAKLSPVLPGQIALYWGQATDTPTLEETCADDGVDIVILSFLNVYPDPMEINLWPAECYPETSDGSWTYTCDGTDGTTDIVSGIKYCQNLGKKVMLSIGGSTGSSELTSDAEGVTFADDLWKYFGPDNNSSITRPFGDAVIDGFDFDIEGGSSTGLVATANELRSKFSEDSSKTYYLSAAPQCPENDAYVGPLLNGADIDFAFIQFYNNYCSLSGSSFNWEWWADWANTTSKNKDIKLFLGLPGSSAAAPSGGYVEPSIVSTALTDDILPESSNFGGIMLWNAYYATNNVVDDETYLDAMADLLNTTSAVSSTATSSSSSSSSSSASSSSASSSSTLSLSSTTSSTPSSSVSSSSPLSLSSSSFSPLSSSSSSLSLSSSFSSILTTTGTNSISDSASSSSIQSITSTVTTSTSIQSSSGLSLSLAASFTLSNTTRSLNPTSTSMGYPASSSLSSTTTTQSLQISSSTSLNAATFGNISESGTSIDYWRTVTISSNTKSQSSTISKDWSGSLPTISSISNNSSTEVLAAPGTTTVKVSTYIFPTFVPQNSSSEIPSSIKDETKTTGTEFHSLRTSSSDKISVPTSAILSFTTRSVGAPNQYFENYNLSSSISAQNITTSTITSIPCSTKSSSTFINTQSEYSIPTTQAAPESSSQLLSSNVHPTLSLSTLLYSSVSSQNFTTPSVYNYEGMAPMIQTTSLPLLLVALVGVAIITL; translated from the coding sequence ATGCAATTTCTTATCATATTGACTTTCATaaatttttgctttgtgcTAGCAACAGCAAAGCTTTCTCCTGTTCTCCCTGGACAGATTGCTTTGTACTGGGGGCAGGCTACTGATACTCCAACCTTAGAAGAAACATGTGCTGATGATGGCGTGGACATTGTTATCTTGAGTTTTTTAAATGTCTATCCAGATCCTATGGAAATAAATCTTTGGCCCGCAGAATGTTATCCAGAGACATCAGATGGCTCCTGGACTTATACCTGTGATGGTACCGATGGTACTACGGATATCGTGTCTGGAATCAAATACTGTCAAAACCTTGGAAAAAAGGTTATGCTTTCTATTGGAGGTTCAACAGGTAGTAGTGAACTAACCAGCGATGCCGAAGGCGTTACCTTTGCCGATGATTTATGGAAGTATTTTGGACCTGATAATAACAGTTCCATCACAAGACCTTTTGGAGATGCCGTTATCGATGGATTTGACTTTGACATAGAAGGTGGAAGTAGCACAGGTTTGGTTGCTACTGCCAATGAATTAAGAAGTAAGTTTTCTGAAGATTCTTCAAAGACATACTATCTTTCTGCAGCTCCACAATGTCCAGAAAATGATGCATATGTTGGACCTTTACTTAATGGGGCTGATATCGACTTCGCATTTATTCAATTCTACAATAACTACTGCAGTTTATCCGGCTCCAGCTTTAATTGGGAATGGTGGGCTGACTGGGCAAATACCAcaagcaaaaataaagatatcAAATTGTTTTTGGGTTTACCTGGTTCTTCTGCAGCAGCTCCATCTGGTGGTTATGTCGAACCATCTATCGTTAGTACGGCTCTTACAGATGACATACTTCCAGAATCATCTAACTTTGGCGGTATCATGCTTTGGAATGCTTATTATGCCACAAATAATGtggttgatgatgaaacatATTTAGATGCAATGGCTGATTTGCTTAATACAACTAGTGCTGTATCATCAACAGccacatcatcatcctcatcatcatcatcatcatccgcATCATCGTCTTCtgcttcctcttcatcaacGTTATCCCTTTCTTCGACTACATCATCAACCCCATCGTCTTCTGTTTCCTCCTCATCACCATTAtcgctttcttcttcttcattttcaccattatcttcatcctcatcctcccTATCCTTGTCATCGAGTTTCTCCTCTATCTTAACGACAACAGGTACAAATTCAATTTCAGATTCAGCCAGTTCGTCCTCCATACAGTCAATCACTTCTACTGTTACAACGTCCACTTCAATACAAAGTTCCTCAGGGCTAAGTTTGTCTCTTGCAGCTTCGTTCACTTTGTCAAATACAACCAGATCACTTAACCCTACTAGCACATCCATGGGCTACCCagcttcatcttctttaagTTCTACCACAACGACACAAAGCCTGCAGATTTCATCATCGACATCTTTAAATGCTGCCACTTTCGGAAACATTTCAGAGTCCGGTACCTCCATCGATTACTGGAGAACTGTTACAATTTCTTCAAACACAAAGAGTCAGTCTAGCACCATTTCTAAAGATTGGTCAGGCTCATTACCAACTATTTCCTCGATATCCAACAATAGCAGTACTGAAGTTTTGGCCGCACCAGGTACAACAACTGTCAAAGTTAGTACTTACATTTTTCCAACATTTGTTCCTCAAAATAGTTCTTCCGAGATTCCATCAAGTATTAAAGATGAAACCAAGACTACAGGGACAGAATTTCATTCATTGCGCACATCTAGTTCTGATAAGATATCTGTACCAACTTCAGCCATTCTTTCATTTACAACCCGCTCAGTTGGTGCACCTAACCAGTACTTCGAGAATTACAATTTGTCCTCGTCTATTTCGGcacaaaatattacaacCAGCACCATCACCTCAATTCCTTGCTCTACAAAGAGTAGTTCAACCTTTATCAATACGCAATCAGAATATTCAATTCCAACTACTCAAGCTGCACCTGAGAGCAGTTCACAACTTTTGAGCTCAAACGTTCATCCTACACTCAGTTTATCAACGTTGCTATATAGCTCAGTTTCTTCCCAAAACTTTACGACACCATCAGTTTATAACTATGAGGGAATGGCTCCAATGATACAAACCACGTCATTGCCTTTACTATTAGTTGCCCTCGTCGGTGTCGCCATCATTACACTGTGA
- the TIF45 gene encoding eukaryotic translation initiation factor 4E (BUSCO:EOG092646VF) — MSEEEINKKTAELSLEDKKEEQEDKAKQEEKPVEAEVAKPEEEKKDVTVLENKEEFTVKHPLNSKWTLWYTKPAVDKNESWADLLKPIVSFDTVEEFWGIYHAVPKAVDLPLKSDYHLFRNDIKPEWEDTANAEGGKWSHQFRSKNIDIHEIWTRALLSVIGETIEDDDQTEVNGVVLNVRRNGFKIGLWTKSCDIEKLKPIGTRFKKVLKLSDRDTIEFMKHNNYGDRNAAPLITM; from the coding sequence ATGtcggaagaagaaataaataaaaagacTGCTGAATTATCCCTAGAAgataagaaggaagaaCAGGAGGACAAGGCAAAGCAGGAAGAGAAACCAGTCGAAGCAGAAGTGGCCAAACCtgaagaggagaagaaggatgtTACAGTgttggaaaataaagaagaattcaCAGTTAAACATCCTCTTAATTCCAAGTGGACCTTGTGGTACACGAAGCCTGCAGTCGATAAGAATGAGAGCTGGGCTGATTTGTTAAAGCCTATTGTGTCATTTGATACTGTCGAAGAATTCTGGGGAATATACCATGCTGTTCCTAAAGCTGTTGATCTACCTCTAAAATCAGACTACCATCTGTTCCGTAATGATATTAAACCAGAATGGGAGGATACAGCAAATGCCGAAGGTGGTAAATGGTCGCACCAGTTTAGATctaaaaatattgatattcATGAGATTTGGACAAGAGCTTTATTGAGTGTGATTGGAGAGACTATcgaggatgatgatcaaACTGAGGTGAATGGTGTTGTTCTTAATGTTAGAAGAAATGGATTTAAGATTGGTTTGTGGACTAAATCTTGTGATATTGAGAAATTGAAACCTATCGGAACAAGGTTTAAGAAAGTGCTTAAGTTGTCTGACCGTGACACTATTGAGTTCATGAAGCACAATAACTACGGAGATAGGAATGCAGCTCCTTTGATTACTATGTAA
- a CDS encoding uncharacterized protein (BUSCO:EOG09265FL1) — MKLCSFLMNMINERVQVELKDGTVIIGDIISVAPSMNMNLKNVRMTLKDRNPKELEFVNIRGNQVRLVILPDELDVDRVLAKSISQPKVNPSTERPSAVKERNTTKSRRGQHSF, encoded by the coding sequence atgaaacttTGCAGTTTTCTTATGAACATGATAAATGAGAGGGTTCAAGTTGAACTGAAAGATGGAACCGTGATTATAGGTGACATAATATCAGTGGCACCTTCGATGAATATGAATCTCAAAAACGTTCGGATGACATTGAAGGATCGAAATCCGAAAGAACTCGAGTTTGTTAATATAAGAGGAAATCAAGTGAGATTGGTAATTCTACCAGACGAACTTGATGTTGACCGTGTTTTGGCAAAATCAATCAGTCAGCCAAAGGTTAATCCGTCAACGGAACGTCCATCAGCGGTGAAGGAAAGGAATACAACTAAATCTAGAAGAGGTCAGCACTcattttaa
- a CDS encoding uncharacterized protein (BUSCO:EOG09263FR7), with protein sequence MVNLLITPRSKNLKKINCDTEPNTRVQAIINAYAKVNNINPNRVKLSYAFDDDPKTKKQVRKTLKNFETLEENGLDFTQTDTLTVGAKDVGPQIGWRLVYFIEYLGPVLIHSLIYYGLYNPTYNTLTQKAAYIMTLLHYLKREYETLFVHLFSADTMPLSYLFRNCGHYWIFNGLLMAYSMYAPQSVEYTGYKKILFHVEDRTVDQTEIFATLWVLCAISNFYCHWLLRQLRSDGSREHKIPHGFLFEYVSFPNYFFESLCWLIFAIYVNNWSAYLFYVIGTGTMMDWAIKKHHKYIKEFGDKYPKGRKAMIPFIF encoded by the coding sequence ATGGTTAACTTACTTATTACTCCAAGGTCGAAGAATCTCAAGAAAATTAACTGTGATACTGAACCAAATACTAGGGTGCAGGCAATTATAAATGCATATGCCAAAGTCAACAATATTAATCCAAACCGCGTGAAGCTCTCTTATgcatttgatgatgaccCAAAGACAAAGAAGCAGGTTAGAAAAacgttgaaaaattttgaaacaCTAGAGGAAAATGGACTTGATTTTACCCAAACAGATACTCTCACAGTGGGTGCCAAAGATGTTGGTCCACAGATTGGTTGGAGACTGGTGTATTTCATTGAGTATTTGGGACCGGTCTTGATTCACTCACTTATATATTATGGATTGTATAATCCAACATATAATACCTTAACACAGAAGGCTGCCTACATTATGACTTTACTTCACTATCTTAAAAGGGAGTACGAGACTCTTTTCGttcatttgttttctgCCGACACCATGCCACTgtcatatttatttagaAACTGTGGTCATTATTGGATCTTCAATGGTCTATTGATGGCATACTCAATGTATGCACCACAATCGGTCGAGTACACTGGTTACAAAAAGATTCTTTTCCACGTTGAGGATAGAACTGTGGATCAAACAGAGATATTTGCAACTCTTTGGGTTCTCTGTGCAATTTCAAACTTTTACTGTCATTGGCTGTTGAGGCAGCTCCGTTCAGATGGCTCAAGAGAGCACAAAATTCCACACGGATTTCTGTTCGAATACGTGTCATTTCCTAactatttctttgaatcaCTTTGTTGGCTTATATTTGCCATTTATGTGAACAATTGGTCGGCGTACTTATTCTACGTTATTGGTACCGGTACCATGATGGACTGGGCCATAAAGAAGCACCACAAATATATCAAGGAGTTTGGTGACAAGTATCCGAAGGGAAGAAAGGCTATGATTCCGTTCATATTCTAG